A genomic segment from Gloeocapsopsis sp. IPPAS B-1203 encodes:
- a CDS encoding cupredoxin domain-containing protein, whose translation MFNNRSQIWGSFVGLGLLLGTASGSAIAQMPHEMPGEIAPTNQFRRIEQPLGLRVGVTLGGIALIGLELWWFLLSKTKAQQAQAHQGIQELTIAVDGGYQPDRIVVNAGQPVRLNFLRRDPSSCLEKVLFPDFHIAQDLELDRVTPIEFTPAKPGQYQFTCGMNMFRGVVEVKLENV comes from the coding sequence ATGTTTAATAATAGAAGTCAAATTTGGGGAAGTTTTGTTGGATTAGGGTTGCTGTTGGGAACTGCATCAGGTAGTGCAATCGCACAAATGCCTCATGAAATGCCAGGTGAAATCGCCCCTACAAACCAATTTCGTCGGATTGAGCAACCTTTAGGGTTAAGAGTTGGTGTAACGCTGGGTGGTATTGCCTTGATTGGGTTAGAGTTATGGTGGTTTTTGCTAAGTAAAACTAAAGCTCAGCAAGCACAAGCCCATCAGGGAATTCAAGAGTTAACAATCGCAGTCGATGGCGGTTATCAACCCGATCGCATTGTAGTAAATGCAGGTCAACCTGTACGACTTAACTTTCTACGTCGCGATCCAAGTAGCTGTCTAGAAAAGGTATTATTCCCCGACTTTCATATTGCACAAGATTTAGAGTTAGATCGCGTCACTCCTATTGAATTTACACCCGCAAAGCCAGGACAATATCAATTTACCTGCGGCATGAATATGTTTCGCGGTGTCGTGGAAGTGAAATTAGAGAACGTCTGA
- a CDS encoding type II toxin-antitoxin system VapB family antitoxin, whose translation MTTNLEIDQTLIQEALTLGGHRTEKAVVEAALQEYIQRRKQLKVLELFGTIDYDPDYDYKQQRRQA comes from the coding sequence ATGACAACTAATCTTGAAATTGATCAGACGTTGATCCAGGAAGCGTTGACTCTGGGCGGACATCGAACAGAGAAGGCAGTTGTTGAAGCGGCTTTGCAAGAATATATTCAGCGGCGTAAACAATTGAAAGTTTTGGAACTTTTTGGCACGATCGACTACGACCCAGACTATGACTATAAGCAACAACGGCGGCAAGCATGA